The following are encoded together in the Dyella terrae genome:
- a CDS encoding Hsp70 family protein: protein MHIGIDFGTSYSAAAAIIDGELTLVRFGEAEQFRTAVYFPELVPDPSDFELTPELEAQLETHIRSARTELRRQQAAGMTVSRTDEELRRDALRVVRRQWMEEQARAATTTVASFQHALFGEEAVEGYLESGGGNLIESPKSMFGFRLDPQVRKVIVHIATHILEHIRLTASRQFGEPVRGAVIGRPVEFRSSMGAAGSDQAIEILREAATTAGFDEVSFLEEPAAAAMHYHKSLDERQHALIVDIGGGTTDVTHAELGGNTMPLVARNWGLPKGGTDLDVGVSLHSFMPLMGKDIVRVPQHQFVEAASVYNLPKQREFRKQNYRLVAAPYGPRLRALQELGATTRLNQAAERTKIMLSGATEHRARLDFIEPGLGVDATHDDLNSAIEPFLTLLERTLTTVRGDLTALPASVFLTGGTSRSPQVKARVQACFPEIPLVHGDPSLGVVSGLAVAANEVVP from the coding sequence ATGCATATCGGCATCGACTTCGGCACCAGCTATTCCGCAGCGGCCGCCATCATCGACGGCGAACTCACCCTGGTCCGCTTCGGCGAAGCAGAGCAATTCCGCACGGCCGTGTACTTTCCCGAGCTGGTGCCTGACCCCAGCGACTTCGAACTGACGCCCGAACTGGAAGCGCAGTTGGAAACCCATATCCGCTCCGCCCGCACTGAGCTGCGCCGACAGCAGGCCGCAGGCATGACGGTGTCGCGCACAGACGAAGAGCTGCGGCGCGACGCCCTGCGTGTGGTGCGCCGGCAGTGGATGGAGGAACAGGCGCGCGCGGCCACAACCACCGTCGCCAGCTTCCAGCACGCGCTGTTCGGCGAGGAAGCCGTGGAAGGCTACCTGGAGAGCGGCGGCGGCAACCTGATCGAATCGCCCAAGTCGATGTTCGGTTTTCGGCTGGACCCGCAGGTGCGCAAGGTGATCGTGCATATCGCCACGCACATCCTTGAGCACATCCGCCTCACTGCCAGTCGCCAGTTTGGCGAGCCGGTGCGCGGAGCAGTCATCGGCCGCCCGGTGGAATTCCGCAGTTCCATGGGCGCGGCCGGCTCGGACCAAGCGATCGAGATTCTGCGCGAGGCGGCAACCACCGCGGGCTTCGACGAAGTGAGTTTCCTCGAAGAACCCGCTGCGGCGGCGATGCATTATCACAAGAGCCTCGACGAACGGCAGCACGCACTGATCGTGGACATTGGCGGCGGCACCACCGACGTGACGCATGCAGAACTGGGCGGCAACACCATGCCGCTGGTTGCGCGCAACTGGGGCCTGCCCAAGGGTGGTACGGATCTGGACGTGGGCGTAAGCCTGCACAGTTTCATGCCACTAATGGGCAAGGACATCGTGCGTGTGCCGCAGCACCAATTCGTAGAAGCGGCCAGCGTGTACAACCTGCCCAAGCAACGCGAATTCCGCAAACAAAACTATCGCCTTGTCGCTGCACCCTACGGCCCGCGTTTGCGCGCACTGCAGGAACTGGGTGCCACCACACGCCTCAACCAGGCCGCCGAGCGCACCAAGATCATGCTGAGTGGCGCAACGGAACATCGCGCGCGGCTGGACTTCATCGAGCCCGGCCTTGGCGTGGATGCCACGCACGACGACCTGAATTCGGCCATCGAGCCGTTTCTCACCCTGCTGGAACGCACGCTCACCACGGTGCGTGGTGACCTTACCGCCCTGCCCGCCAGCGTATTCCTCACCGGCGGCACCTCACGCTCGCCGCAAGTGAAGGCCCGCGTGCAGGCATGCTTCCCTGAGATCCCGCTGGTGCACGGTGACCCCTCGCTGGGCGTGGTGTCCGGGCTGGCGGTAGCGGCGAACGAGGTTGTGCCGTAA
- a CDS encoding SRPBCC domain-containing protein yields the protein MTTQAATFELEMTRHIRAPREKVFEAFTDEAAMAAWHCPRGLSVGEVSADARVGGRYRITMVTKDGVVHGSGGVYQVIERPSFLAYTWAWDGEGDAAARTTLIEVTLTEKDGGTQLHMRHTGFPDAAVRDDHHQGWTSVFNRLVDYLDPEGTAGNVVVVGSPISPYTRAVRIALAEKGVAYVLKSVAPHKPEADAIHPFGRIPALYDGPLEFYETRAILRYIDEAFQGPAVFPAGGVTSRARAEQWYSVLNDYGYDAIVKRGVLQYMFPSGEGGQPNRAIIDAAMPDIDRLLATLDEGYGPRDYLVGNTPCIADYFAAPLLYSLSKMPGGQALLAKYPNVQRAQAVMQARPSFMSAEPDFEGKGDASNVTPLRKASAA from the coding sequence ATGACCACCCAAGCCGCAACGTTCGAACTGGAAATGACCCGCCACATCCGCGCGCCGCGCGAAAAGGTGTTTGAAGCCTTCACCGATGAGGCCGCCATGGCCGCCTGGCACTGCCCACGAGGGCTGAGCGTGGGCGAAGTGAGCGCCGACGCACGCGTAGGTGGGCGCTATCGCATCACCATGGTGACCAAGGATGGCGTGGTGCATGGCTCGGGCGGTGTTTATCAGGTCATCGAGCGCCCGTCGTTTCTCGCCTATACCTGGGCATGGGATGGCGAAGGTGACGCGGCTGCACGCACCACGCTCATCGAAGTCACGCTCACCGAAAAAGACGGCGGCACGCAACTCCACATGCGCCATACCGGCTTCCCCGATGCCGCCGTGCGCGACGATCACCATCAGGGTTGGACATCCGTGTTCAATCGCCTGGTCGACTACCTGGATCCGGAAGGCACAGCCGGCAACGTCGTGGTGGTGGGCAGCCCCATCAGCCCGTATACGCGCGCTGTGCGCATTGCGCTGGCGGAGAAGGGTGTGGCGTACGTGCTTAAGTCGGTAGCACCACACAAGCCTGAAGCCGATGCCATCCATCCGTTTGGCCGTATCCCTGCGCTGTACGACGGCCCGCTGGAGTTCTACGAAACGCGAGCCATCCTGCGCTACATCGACGAAGCCTTTCAAGGCCCGGCCGTGTTTCCCGCGGGTGGCGTCACCTCCCGCGCGCGCGCGGAGCAGTGGTATAGCGTGCTGAACGATTACGGTTACGACGCCATCGTCAAGCGTGGCGTACTGCAGTACATGTTCCCTTCGGGCGAAGGCGGACAGCCGAATCGCGCAATCATCGATGCTGCCATGCCTGATATCGATCGCCTGCTGGCAACGCTCGATGAGGGTTATGGCCCGCGCGACTACTTGGTAGGCAATACGCCGTGCATTGCGGATTACTTCGCCGCACCGTTGCTCTATTCGTTGTCGAAAATGCCGGGAGGCCAGGCCCTGCTCGCCAAGTATCCCAACGTGCAACGCGCACAGGCGGTGATGCAGGCGCGGCCCAGCTTCATGTCGGCCGAGCCGGATTTCGAAGGCAAGGGCGATGCGTCTAACGTCACGCCACTGCGCAAGGCGAGCGCAGCCTGA
- a CDS encoding polysaccharide deacetylase family protein, translating to MYHNIAEVPEGINVYRSLYVSPGAFARQMVLLRMLGYRGVSMSDAMPYLQGGKEGKIVVITLDDGYVDNLEWAMATLRRYGFTATCYAVSGYLGQYNAWDDEKVGVRKPLMSAEELRAWHAGGMEVGAHSRTHVRLSQCSDQQQREEIHGCKAELEDRLGLGITQFCYPYGDYDERAVHATREAGYVAATTTDRGRATGGVSTDLWRLPRIQVARHHLLPQVAAKVLTRYEDKRT from the coding sequence ATGTATCACAACATCGCGGAGGTGCCTGAAGGCATCAACGTGTATCGCAGCCTGTATGTCTCGCCGGGTGCATTTGCTCGACAGATGGTGTTGCTGCGCATGCTTGGCTATCGCGGTGTATCCATGTCCGACGCCATGCCCTATCTGCAGGGCGGCAAGGAAGGAAAGATCGTCGTCATCACGCTTGACGACGGCTATGTCGACAACCTCGAATGGGCGATGGCGACGTTGCGTCGCTACGGCTTCACCGCTACCTGCTATGCGGTGAGTGGATATCTCGGCCAGTACAACGCCTGGGATGATGAGAAGGTCGGCGTGCGCAAGCCGCTGATGTCGGCGGAAGAACTTCGCGCCTGGCACGCGGGCGGCATGGAAGTAGGCGCGCACTCGCGCACGCATGTGCGGCTCAGTCAGTGCAGCGATCAGCAACAGCGCGAAGAGATCCACGGCTGCAAGGCCGAGCTGGAAGATCGCCTCGGCCTCGGCATTACGCAGTTCTGCTACCCGTACGGCGATTACGACGAACGCGCTGTCCACGCGACGCGCGAAGCGGGCTACGTCGCAGCCACCACCACCGATCGCGGACGCGCGACCGGTGGTGTATCCACCGACCTATGGCGCCTGCCGCGCATCCAGGTTGCGCGCCATCACCTGTTGCCGCAGGTGGCGGCAAAGGTGCTCACCCGTTACGAGGACAAGCGCACATGA
- a CDS encoding glutathione S-transferase — protein MLTVHHLNNSRSQRVLWLLEELEVPYEIRKYQRDPNTMLAPPELRAIHPLGKSPVIEDEGRVVAESGAIVEYLVDHYDTGRLAPLPGMPDRLRFTYWLHYAEGSAMPPLLLKLVASRIASAPMPFFAKPIARKIASKLQSTFVDPQLALHLHYVDKELATTGWFVGSEFSAADIQMSFPMEAAMARSGIADKLPNIAAFVKRIQQRPAYKRALERGGPYALG, from the coding sequence ATGCTCACCGTCCACCACCTCAACAACTCCCGTTCCCAGCGTGTGCTCTGGCTGCTGGAAGAGCTGGAAGTCCCTTACGAGATTCGCAAATATCAGCGTGATCCCAACACTATGCTGGCGCCGCCGGAGTTGCGTGCCATTCATCCGTTGGGCAAGTCGCCAGTGATCGAGGATGAGGGGCGGGTGGTGGCGGAGTCGGGGGCTATCGTGGAGTACCTCGTCGACCATTACGACACGGGGCGCCTAGCGCCATTGCCGGGGATGCCCGACCGGCTGCGCTTCACTTATTGGCTGCACTATGCGGAAGGCTCCGCTATGCCGCCGTTGCTGCTCAAGCTGGTGGCGTCACGCATTGCCAGCGCACCGATGCCGTTCTTCGCCAAGCCCATTGCGCGGAAGATTGCGAGCAAGCTGCAGAGCACCTTCGTTGATCCGCAGCTGGCGTTGCATTTGCACTATGTCGACAAGGAACTTGCAACCACGGGCTGGTTCGTTGGCAGTGAATTCAGTGCAGCGGATATCCAGATGAGCTTTCCTATGGAAGCGGCGATGGCACGCAGTGGCATCGCCGACAAGTTGCCGAACATCGCTGCGTTCGTGAAGCGTATTCAGCAGCGGCCAGCATACAAACGCGCGCTGGAGCGTGGCGGCCCTTACGCATTGGGTTAA
- a CDS encoding ArsR/SmtB family transcription factor yields MANTDDPLSITFAALADPTRRAILTRLARGEATVGELGEPFEMSAPAISKHLRVLESAGLIAREVDARWRICRLRAEPMHDAHDWLEAYRRHWEGNLDRLVEFVERTHRAEAKQPASGAPRAPRKKP; encoded by the coding sequence ATGGCAAATACCGACGACCCGCTGTCCATCACCTTTGCCGCGCTGGCGGACCCCACGCGGCGCGCCATCCTGACTCGCCTGGCCAGAGGCGAGGCGACCGTAGGTGAACTGGGCGAGCCGTTCGAGATGTCCGCGCCGGCCATCTCCAAGCACCTGCGGGTGCTGGAAAGCGCAGGGCTGATCGCGCGTGAAGTGGACGCCCGCTGGCGTATTTGCCGTCTACGTGCCGAGCCCATGCACGATGCGCACGATTGGCTAGAAGCGTATCGCCGTCATTGGGAAGGCAACCTGGATCGACTGGTCGAGTTTGTTGAGCGAACCCATCGCGCCGAGGCAAAGCAACCTGCAAGCGGCGCACCACGTGCACCGAGGAAAAAGCCATGA
- a CDS encoding GGDEF domain-containing protein, which produces MVAYPLAAGGRALVSASPVPLPLRLAPTIPLAVLALVTRRERRPIPLSLLALACVLILEIGINLNGIGQVPGQRLVLPGLLLPVASSVIWIGRWDFIAAMLLCALGPLPMLLMGSVNGIPVFQYAVYMTIAISVAAVLRAFITRTLFEQFRLEKQLREQAHTDGLTGLLQRNRFLELARFALEDIYLRRIPGAVLYLDADHFKQLNDAFGHAAGDEVLIKLADGLRSQMRDSDLAGRVGGEEFVMLLPGATLQHAYARAEQLRETMRSVHRPDRQLTISIGIAQCNRAGESIESLISRADKAMRQAKDNGRNQVVIDHFAAKQHG; this is translated from the coding sequence GTGGTCGCCTATCCGCTGGCGGCGGGCGGGCGCGCGCTTGTCAGCGCTTCACCCGTACCCCTGCCGCTACGCCTTGCGCCTACCATCCCATTGGCCGTGTTGGCCCTGGTCACTCGCCGGGAACGGCGACCGATACCGCTCAGCCTTCTCGCGCTGGCGTGCGTGCTGATCTTGGAAATCGGCATCAATCTGAACGGCATCGGGCAAGTGCCGGGACAGCGCCTGGTGCTGCCGGGCTTGCTCTTGCCCGTGGCGTCATCGGTCATTTGGATTGGTCGCTGGGATTTCATCGCCGCGATGCTGCTGTGTGCGCTCGGCCCGCTGCCGATGCTGCTGATGGGATCCGTCAACGGGATACCGGTGTTCCAGTACGCCGTCTACATGACGATCGCCATTTCTGTAGCGGCGGTGCTACGTGCCTTTATCACCCGTACCCTGTTCGAACAGTTCCGACTGGAAAAGCAACTGAGGGAACAAGCCCATACCGATGGGCTGACCGGACTACTGCAACGCAACCGCTTTCTTGAGCTGGCCCGCTTTGCGTTGGAAGACATCTATCTACGGCGGATTCCGGGCGCGGTGCTCTACCTGGATGCCGACCACTTCAAGCAACTCAACGATGCGTTCGGTCATGCTGCCGGTGATGAAGTGCTGATCAAGCTGGCTGACGGCCTGCGCTCACAGATGCGCGATTCGGATCTGGCTGGAAGAGTTGGCGGTGAGGAATTTGTCATGCTTCTTCCCGGCGCCACGCTTCAGCACGCCTATGCGCGGGCTGAGCAACTGCGCGAGACCATGCGCTCCGTGCACCGGCCTGATCGACAACTCACGATTAGTATCGGCATCGCGCAGTGCAACCGGGCCGGCGAAAGTATCGAGAGCCTGATCTCTCGCGCCGATAAGGCGATGCGCCAGGCCAAGGACAACGGCCGCAATCAGGTGGTCATCGACCATTTTGCAGCGAAGCAGCATGGGTGA
- a CDS encoding glycosyltransferase family 4 protein: MKLLFVGTNPENTGAATHFVALARALLQAGHPVESIVSRQGLIGDGMTAARVPVFPGKFRNVLDLRGYTAVLRRIERFAPDWLVGNFGKEYWPLIACGRLTGTPVALFRHRNPRMSRLSEYGIPRLAQRFIAVSEFARNAYLDQGVPPDRVHISYNPVDIHEFRPDLTRRMQVRRQFDIPEDAIVMGYAGRMHGGKGVTQLMQAANAAMAEEPRLHMLWVGRGAEEHVVHAMAEQGGAAGRHHFTGWVNDTSRYYCAFSFLAFPSVELETFGRVAIEAQACGVPVLGSRIGGVPETMEDGMTGCLLEPGNIAEWRGAILAMCKPGVYRRMGMAARVHVMEHFSNAAVARDFERLLRFGSEPVHHLHHAIT, translated from the coding sequence ATGAAGCTGCTCTTCGTTGGCACCAATCCCGAGAACACCGGCGCAGCCACACACTTCGTGGCGCTTGCACGTGCTTTGTTGCAGGCCGGGCACCCCGTGGAAAGCATCGTTTCCCGCCAAGGCCTGATCGGCGATGGCATGACGGCGGCGCGTGTGCCCGTGTTTCCTGGCAAGTTCCGCAATGTGCTCGACCTGCGTGGCTACACAGCGGTGCTGCGGCGCATTGAGCGGTTCGCACCGGATTGGTTGGTGGGTAATTTCGGCAAGGAGTACTGGCCGCTGATTGCCTGTGGCCGCCTGACAGGGACACCCGTGGCGTTGTTCCGTCATCGCAATCCGCGCATGAGCCGGTTGTCCGAATACGGTATCCCGAGGCTGGCGCAGCGCTTCATCGCGGTGTCCGAATTTGCGCGGAATGCCTACTTGGATCAGGGCGTGCCACCCGACCGCGTGCACATCTCCTACAACCCGGTGGACATTCATGAGTTCCGGCCCGATCTGACACGGCGCATGCAAGTGCGTCGCCAGTTCGATATACCCGAGGACGCTATCGTCATGGGCTATGCGGGCCGCATGCACGGTGGCAAGGGCGTCACCCAGTTGATGCAGGCCGCCAACGCCGCTATGGCCGAGGAGCCTCGTTTGCACATGCTCTGGGTAGGCCGCGGAGCCGAGGAACACGTGGTGCACGCGATGGCGGAGCAGGGTGGCGCAGCGGGTCGTCACCACTTCACGGGTTGGGTGAATGATACGTCGCGCTACTACTGCGCGTTCTCGTTCCTGGCGTTTCCTTCGGTAGAGCTCGAAACCTTCGGCCGCGTGGCGATCGAGGCGCAGGCGTGCGGTGTTCCCGTGCTGGGTAGTCGCATCGGCGGCGTGCCGGAAACCATGGAAGACGGCATGACAGGGTGTTTGCTTGAGCCGGGCAATATCGCCGAGTGGCGCGGCGCCATTCTCGCCATGTGCAAGCCCGGCGTATACCGGCGCATGGGCATGGCTGCTCGCGTCCACGTGATGGAGCATTTCAGCAACGCGGCCGTGGCGCGGGATTTCGAACGATTGCTGCGCTTCGGCAGCGAGCCCGTGCATCACCTGCATCACGCCATTACCTAA